Proteins from a genomic interval of uncultured Flavobacterium sp.:
- a CDS encoding MoxR family ATPase, with protein sequence MEENTTTLDIRAINEKIERESAFIDLLTMEMNKVIVGQKHMVERLLIGLLGQGHILLEGVPGLAKTLAINTLSQAVQGSFSRIQFTPDLLPADVVGTMIYNIKANEFSIKKGPIFANFVLADEINRAPAKVQSALLEAMQEKQVTIGDTTFKLDRPFLVLATQNPIEQEGTYALPEAQVDRFMLKTVIDYPKIDEERFVIRQNLKGSYEKVNPVVSVEQILRAQEAVREVYMDEKIEKYILDIIFATRYPEKYKLADLKPLISFGASPRGSINLANAAKCYAFIKRRGYVIPEDVRAVVHDVLRHRVGITYEAEAENITSVDIINKIVNEIEVP encoded by the coding sequence ATGGAAGAAAATACAACGACTTTAGACATTAGAGCGATAAATGAGAAAATTGAAAGAGAAAGTGCTTTTATAGACCTTCTTACAATGGAGATGAACAAAGTTATTGTGGGCCAGAAACATATGGTCGAACGTTTACTAATTGGACTTTTAGGACAAGGGCATATTTTGCTTGAAGGTGTTCCCGGATTGGCAAAAACTTTAGCGATAAATACTTTGTCACAAGCGGTTCAGGGTTCATTCAGTCGTATTCAGTTTACTCCCGACTTATTACCTGCCGATGTTGTTGGAACGATGATTTATAACATCAAAGCAAACGAGTTCTCAATTAAAAAAGGGCCAATCTTCGCTAATTTCGTCCTTGCAGATGAGATTAACCGTGCTCCGGCAAAGGTTCAGTCAGCACTTTTGGAGGCGATGCAGGAAAAACAAGTAACTATTGGCGACACAACTTTCAAACTTGATCGTCCGTTTTTAGTACTTGCAACACAAAATCCAATTGAGCAAGAAGGAACATACGCTCTTCCAGAAGCGCAAGTTGACCGTTTTATGCTTAAAACCGTAATTGATTACCCAAAAATTGACGAAGAGCGTTTTGTAATTCGTCAAAACTTAAAAGGATCTTACGAAAAAGTAAATCCAGTAGTTTCTGTAGAGCAAATTTTACGCGCACAAGAAGCTGTCCGTGAAGTCTACATGGACGAAAAAATCGAAAAATACATTCTAGATATCATCTTTGCTACTCGTTATCCGGAGAAGTACAAACTTGCAGACTTAAAACCTCTTATTAGTTTTGGAGCATCACCACGTGGAAGTATCAATTTAGCTAATGCAGCAAAATGTTACGCTTTTATTAAACGTCGTGGATATGTAATTCCAGAAGACGTTCGTGCAGTTGTACATGATGTTCTACGTCACAGAGTTGGGATAACATATGAGGCTGAAGCCGAAAATATTACTTCTGTAGACATTATCAACAAAATCGTAAATGAGATTGAAGTACCTTAA
- a CDS encoding DUF4382 domain-containing protein, which produces MKKVKLNLEILLLTLLFCLFLTSCSSNNDNNAQTSKVSVRMSDAPGDYDQVNVEVLDVKIKSNLETGEDGWVSIGNITPGIYNLLHLTGGVNVLLADNQVPSGFLGQIRLILGEHNTVVKNGVTYPLKTPSAQQSGLKLNVNQTLVSGVTYDFLLDFDVEHSVVVQAGSSGNYNLHPVIRVSTTATSGAIKGIVTPITVQSLVSVQVAGVTVSAYTNELGAFQLNGIPAGTYTVTITPDPTSALPPLVVPNIVVVNGQITNMNTLAL; this is translated from the coding sequence ATGAAAAAAGTAAAACTTAATTTAGAAATACTTCTCCTGACATTGTTGTTTTGTTTATTTCTTACAAGTTGTAGCAGCAATAATGACAACAACGCTCAAACTTCAAAAGTTAGTGTAAGAATGAGTGATGCTCCAGGTGATTACGACCAAGTAAACGTTGAAGTATTAGACGTTAAGATTAAAAGCAATTTAGAAACCGGTGAGGATGGATGGGTCAGCATCGGAAATATAACTCCAGGTATATACAATTTGCTTCATTTAACTGGTGGTGTAAATGTTCTTTTGGCAGATAACCAGGTTCCTTCAGGGTTTTTAGGACAAATCAGATTGATTCTTGGCGAACACAATACAGTTGTTAAAAACGGTGTAACTTATCCTTTAAAAACACCAAGTGCTCAACAATCAGGTCTAAAACTAAACGTTAATCAAACATTGGTATCAGGTGTAACTTATGATTTTTTATTAGATTTTGATGTAGAACATTCTGTTGTTGTTCAGGCTGGTAGTTCTGGTAATTACAACTTACATCCTGTAATCAGAGTTTCTACAACTGCTACATCCGGAGCAATTAAAGGAATTGTAACCCCAATTACTGTTCAGTCTTTGGTATCAGTTCAAGTTGCTGGTGTAACAGTATCAGCTTATACAAATGAGTTGGGTGCTTTTCAACTAAACGGTATTCCCGCAGGAACTTATACCGTAACTATCACACCAGATCCAACTTCGGCATTGCCGCCTTTAGTGGTTCCTAATATTGTGGTGGTTAACGGACAAATTACAAATATGAACACTCTGGCTTTATAA
- a CDS encoding aldo/keto reductase: MSKTALSPIISGTMNWGVWDKNLTLKEMENMIQICIENKITTFDHADIYGAYTTEADFGKAFHASKIAREKLQLITKCGIQMIAESRNNKIKHYDYSKEYIIWSVEESLKKLKTDYVDVFLLHRPSPLMQADEIAEAVEKLKSEGKIIDFGLSNFTSSQSELIRQKTEISYNQVQFSATHFEAMTDGSLDYMQTYGIRPLSWNPLGTVFREDTKKTRRLKKLFADLVQKYGFGSDTLLLAWILKHPAGVIPIAGTVNIARIQSLMKAVELEMDKEDWFAIWTESMGDDVP; this comes from the coding sequence ATGAGTAAAACAGCATTATCGCCTATAATTTCGGGCACTATGAATTGGGGTGTTTGGGATAAAAACCTTACGCTTAAGGAAATGGAAAACATGATACAGATTTGTATCGAAAACAAAATTACAACTTTTGACCATGCGGACATTTACGGGGCCTATACAACAGAAGCAGATTTTGGAAAAGCATTTCATGCCAGCAAAATTGCGCGCGAAAAATTACAATTAATTACTAAATGCGGAATTCAGATGATTGCTGAAAGCCGAAACAACAAAATTAAACACTACGATTATTCTAAAGAATATATTATTTGGTCTGTTGAAGAATCTTTAAAGAAACTAAAAACAGATTATGTTGATGTTTTTTTATTGCACAGACCAAGCCCGTTGATGCAGGCAGATGAAATTGCTGAAGCGGTGGAGAAATTAAAATCAGAAGGAAAAATTATTGATTTTGGTCTTTCTAATTTTACAAGTTCTCAAAGCGAATTAATTCGCCAGAAAACAGAAATAAGTTATAATCAGGTGCAATTTTCGGCTACTCATTTTGAAGCAATGACTGATGGAAGTTTAGATTATATGCAAACGTACGGAATTCGTCCGTTGTCATGGAATCCGCTTGGAACAGTTTTTAGAGAGGACACTAAAAAAACACGTCGTTTGAAAAAACTGTTTGCTGATTTGGTTCAAAAATATGGTTTTGGTTCTGACACACTTTTACTAGCGTGGATTTTGAAACATCCTGCAGGAGTAATTCCGATTGCAGGAACAGTAAATATTGCCAGAATTCAATCGCTGATGAAAGCCGTTGAACTTGAAATGGACAAAGAAGACTGGTTTGCCATCTGGACAGAAAGTATGGGTGACGATGTGCCTTAA
- a CDS encoding VWA domain-containing protein → MDKITFLNPEFFWLFLLIPIAIAWFFWKRNQQSPTLKMSSTQGFKNSESLLTKLKPCLYVFRIIALCSLIIALARPRTVDISSQTKTTKGIDIVLAIDVSGSMLAKDLKPNRMEALKRVASDFVGERPNDRVGLVLYASEAYTKTPVTSDKAIILEAIKGIKYDTVLQDGTGIGMGLATAVNRLKDSKAKSRVIILMTDGVNNAGFIEPETASDIAKQYGIKVYTIGIGTNGMAESPYAYAPNGGFLYKMQKVEIDEQLMKSIARKTDGTYFRATSNDRLAQIYNAINKLETTEIQELKFYDYDEKFRGFVLLAAFLLLLEVGLRNTVYRSFI, encoded by the coding sequence ATGGATAAGATAACTTTTTTAAACCCAGAATTTTTTTGGTTATTTCTATTGATTCCAATTGCAATTGCTTGGTTCTTTTGGAAACGAAATCAACAATCGCCTACTTTAAAAATGAGTTCGACGCAAGGTTTCAAAAACAGCGAATCGCTATTGACAAAATTAAAACCTTGTTTATACGTTTTTAGAATTATTGCCCTATGTTCTTTAATTATTGCTTTGGCAAGACCAAGAACGGTTGATATTAGTAGTCAGACTAAAACCACAAAAGGAATTGATATTGTTCTTGCGATTGACGTTTCAGGAAGTATGTTGGCAAAAGATTTAAAGCCTAACCGTATGGAAGCTTTAAAAAGAGTAGCTTCAGACTTTGTTGGAGAAAGGCCTAATGACAGAGTCGGATTGGTTTTATACGCTTCAGAAGCTTATACTAAAACTCCAGTTACAAGTGATAAAGCAATTATTCTTGAAGCGATAAAAGGAATTAAATACGATACGGTTTTACAAGACGGAACCGGAATTGGAATGGGTTTGGCAACTGCTGTAAATCGTCTTAAAGACAGTAAAGCAAAAAGCCGGGTAATTATTTTAATGACAGATGGTGTAAATAATGCCGGTTTTATCGAGCCGGAAACTGCATCAGACATTGCTAAACAATACGGAATAAAAGTATACACGATTGGAATTGGTACCAACGGAATGGCCGAATCTCCATACGCTTACGCTCCAAATGGAGGATTTTTATATAAAATGCAAAAAGTAGAAATCGACGAGCAATTAATGAAAAGTATTGCCCGCAAAACTGATGGAACTTACTTTAGAGCTACAAGCAATGACAGATTAGCCCAAATATATAATGCAATCAATAAATTAGAAACTACTGAAATTCAAGAATTAAAATTCTATGATTATGACGAAAAATTCAGAGGTTTTGTTTTACTGGCAGCCTTTTTATTATTGTTAGAAGTAGGTTTAAGAAATACGGTTTATAGAAGCTTTATTTAA
- a CDS encoding tetratricopeptide repeat protein, with protein sequence MKNLLLYILLTFSLAVSAQEKDKTLPDANEEYKQNKFVDAEANYRISESKFPKRAAAPYNLGNTIYKQNLVSEAKFAYAKAIKNAKTRPEKHKAFHNLGNVFMKEKDYTQAVEAYKEALRNDPTDDETRYNYALAKQKLKENPPKNDKNKDKNKDKDKDKNKDKNKDKDKNKDKDKDKKDDKGDKDKDKKDGKSDPKKDDKSDNKGEPKPQPGGISKERVQNLLDAVNNEEKKIQDKVNAQKVKGSPKKTEKDW encoded by the coding sequence ATGAAAAATTTACTTCTTTATATTTTACTAACGTTTTCTTTAGCAGTTTCTGCTCAGGAAAAAGACAAGACATTGCCTGATGCCAATGAAGAATATAAGCAGAATAAATTTGTTGATGCTGAAGCAAATTATAGAATTTCAGAATCAAAATTTCCAAAACGCGCCGCTGCTCCTTATAATTTAGGAAATACCATTTATAAACAAAATCTCGTTTCAGAAGCTAAATTTGCTTACGCGAAAGCAATAAAAAATGCCAAGACAAGACCTGAAAAACATAAAGCATTTCACAATTTAGGAAATGTTTTCATGAAAGAGAAAGATTATACGCAGGCAGTTGAAGCTTATAAAGAAGCATTACGTAATGATCCAACAGATGATGAAACACGTTACAACTATGCCTTGGCAAAACAAAAATTAAAAGAAAATCCTCCTAAAAACGACAAGAACAAAGACAAAAATAAAGATAAGGACAAGGATAAAAACAAAGATAAGAACAAAGACAAGGATAAAAATAAAGACAAGGACAAAGACAAAAAAGACGACAAGGGCGACAAAGACAAGGATAAAAAAGATGGTAAAAGTGATCCAAAGAAAGATGACAAATCAGACAATAAAGGAGAGCCAAAACCACAGCCTGGCGGAATCTCTAAAGAACGAGTTCAGAATTTATTAGATGCTGTAAACAACGAAGAAAAGAAAATTCAGGATAAAGTAAACGCTCAAAAAGTAAAAGGATCTCCTAAAAAAACCGAAAAAGACTGGTAG
- a CDS encoding DUF58 domain-containing protein, whose protein sequence is MDTKELLKKVRKIEIKTKRLSNHIFSGEYHSSFKGRGMTFSEVRQYQYGDDIRNIDWNVTARYNEAHVKVFEEERELTMMLMVDISGSEGFGSKSQFKKDIVTEIAATMAFSATQNNDKIGLILFSDHVELYIPPKKGRSHVLRVIRELIEFEPKSHKTDIAQALKFLSGTQKKKAIVFMISDFMSEDYEHTLKIASKKHDITGVRVYDIREEKIPNLGMVSMLDAETGKIQLVDTGSKTVRMNYEKHYQEKVNYFKDIFSKSGAGVVNTRVDENYVTKLLGYFKSR, encoded by the coding sequence ATGGATACAAAAGAGCTTTTAAAAAAAGTACGAAAGATTGAAATCAAAACCAAAAGATTGAGCAATCATATCTTTTCGGGAGAATACCACTCTTCATTTAAGGGGCGCGGGATGACTTTTAGCGAAGTACGTCAATACCAGTATGGCGATGATATTCGTAACATCGATTGGAATGTAACTGCACGCTACAACGAAGCCCATGTAAAAGTTTTTGAAGAAGAACGAGAACTAACCATGATGTTAATGGTAGATATTTCTGGTTCAGAAGGTTTTGGTTCAAAAAGTCAGTTTAAAAAAGACATCGTCACCGAAATTGCGGCAACGATGGCTTTTTCGGCTACACAAAATAATGACAAAATTGGTTTAATATTGTTTTCTGACCATGTAGAGTTGTATATTCCGCCAAAAAAAGGTCGTTCACACGTTTTGAGAGTTATTCGTGAATTAATCGAATTTGAACCAAAAAGCCATAAAACAGATATCGCACAAGCTCTGAAATTTCTATCCGGAACTCAGAAAAAGAAAGCCATTGTTTTTATGATTTCCGATTTCATGTCTGAAGATTATGAGCACACTTTAAAAATCGCGTCTAAAAAACATGATATTACAGGAGTTCGTGTCTATGATATTCGTGAAGAAAAAATTCCAAATTTAGGAATGGTATCCATGCTTGACGCTGAAACCGGAAAAATTCAGTTGGTTGATACAGGCTCGAAAACAGTACGCATGAATTACGAAAAACACTATCAGGAAAAAGTAAATTATTTCAAAGATATTTTTAGTAAATCTGGTGCAGGTGTTGTAAACACAAGAGTTGACGAAAATTACGTAACTAAACTATTAGGTTATTTCAAATCTAGATAA
- a CDS encoding VWA domain-containing protein → MELDEKKYLYLLLLLPIVVCIFLFNMYWKRKKQREFGDLEMVKRLSPERSVFKPVLKLSVILLALACLIIGLVNPKIGTKMETVKREGIDIVFAVDVSKSMLAEDVAPSRLEKSKQLVSQIISNLGNDRIGIVAYAGSAFPVLPITSDYSVAKMFLQSMTPDMVSSQGTSLDEAIRLSSTYFDEKSKTSKLLILISDGEDHSEGAAAAAEEANKMGMKIITIGVGTEKGSTIPLKENGVVKSYQQDQNGQTVITKLNQEGLKTIAKATKGGYVYGGNTKEVLEYIKNALNNIQKTEFEATQMADFQSQYQWFIGFAFLLLFIDIFLLERKTNWIKELNLFNEKKH, encoded by the coding sequence ATGGAATTAGACGAAAAAAAATATTTATATCTTTTATTATTGCTCCCAATTGTGGTGTGTATTTTCCTTTTCAATATGTATTGGAAAAGAAAAAAACAGCGCGAATTTGGTGATCTTGAAATGGTAAAAAGACTGAGTCCGGAGCGATCTGTTTTTAAACCTGTATTAAAATTATCAGTTATTCTTTTGGCACTTGCCTGTTTAATTATCGGATTGGTGAATCCAAAGATTGGAACAAAAATGGAAACGGTAAAACGCGAAGGAATTGATATTGTTTTTGCGGTTGACGTTTCTAAAAGTATGCTTGCCGAAGATGTTGCGCCAAGTCGTTTAGAAAAAAGTAAACAACTGGTTTCACAAATCATCAGTAATTTAGGAAATGACAGAATAGGAATTGTAGCCTATGCGGGAAGTGCTTTCCCGGTTCTGCCAATTACATCTGATTATAGTGTTGCCAAAATGTTCCTGCAAAGTATGACTCCTGATATGGTTTCATCACAAGGAACTTCACTTGATGAAGCAATTAGATTATCATCAACTTATTTTGACGAAAAGAGTAAAACAAGTAAACTTTTGATTCTGATTTCTGACGGAGAAGACCACTCTGAAGGAGCTGCTGCAGCTGCAGAAGAAGCCAATAAAATGGGAATGAAAATCATTACGATTGGTGTTGGAACTGAAAAAGGAAGTACAATTCCGTTAAAAGAAAATGGCGTAGTCAAAAGCTACCAACAAGATCAAAACGGACAAACTGTTATTACAAAACTAAACCAGGAAGGTTTAAAAACCATTGCAAAAGCCACAAAAGGCGGTTATGTATATGGCGGAAATACGAAGGAAGTTTTAGAATATATCAAAAACGCCTTAAACAACATTCAGAAAACAGAATTTGAAGCTACTCAAATGGCCGATTTTCAATCGCAATATCAATGGTTTATTGGCTTTGCTTTCTTGTTATTGTTTATTGATATTTTCCTTTTAGAAAGAAAAACAAATTGGATAAAAGAGTTGAATTTATTTAACGAAAAGAAACATTAA
- a CDS encoding SDR family NAD(P)-dependent oxidoreductase encodes MKKTVLITGATSGIGKATAQILAKNNYKVVLCGRRIDRLTELEKELSAFTEVHSLSFDVRDKNAAFDSINNLPEEFSAIDVLINNAGNAHGLDPIQNGDVDDWDAMIDINVKGLLYVSKAVMPKMIERKSGHIINIGSTAAKEVYPNGNVYCASKHAVDAITQGMRIDLNPYGIRVGGIHPGMVATEFSEVRFKGDVERASNVYKGFDPLQAEDIADIIHFVISRPYHVNIADLVVMSTAQASSTIVKKNI; translated from the coding sequence ATGAAAAAAACTGTATTAATAACTGGTGCTACAAGCGGAATTGGAAAGGCAACGGCACAAATATTAGCTAAAAATAACTATAAAGTTGTCCTTTGCGGAAGACGTATTGATCGTTTAACGGAATTGGAAAAAGAACTTTCTGCTTTTACAGAAGTGCATTCTTTGTCTTTTGATGTTCGGGATAAAAATGCGGCTTTTGATAGTATTAATAATTTGCCTGAGGAGTTTTCGGCAATTGATGTTTTAATTAATAATGCCGGAAATGCACATGGTTTAGATCCAATCCAGAACGGAGATGTTGACGATTGGGATGCTATGATTGATATTAATGTAAAAGGTCTTTTGTATGTTTCTAAAGCGGTAATGCCAAAAATGATCGAAAGAAAATCAGGACATATTATTAATATTGGATCAACAGCTGCAAAAGAAGTTTACCCGAACGGAAATGTATATTGCGCTTCAAAACATGCAGTGGATGCAATCACACAGGGAATGCGAATCGATTTGAATCCGTACGGAATTAGAGTTGGCGGAATTCATCCCGGAATGGTTGCTACCGAATTTAGTGAAGTGCGTTTTAAAGGTGATGTCGAACGAGCTTCAAATGTGTACAAAGGATTTGATCCGTTGCAGGCAGAAGATATTGCCGATATTATTCATTTTGTGATTTCAAGACCGTATCACGTTAATATTGCTGATTTGGTTGTAATGAGCACGGCACAAGCATCGTCGACAATTGTTAAGAAAAATATTTGA